The window GCGGGGATGAAAATCCTGCATTTAGGGGGGATGGCTTCTCCGATTACGGTAGAGCAAAAAATTCTCATTGGTAAACCGGATGTGGTGTTGATTCCGGTGGGAGGTGGCCCCAAGGCCTATGACCCGGAAGAAGCTAAAGCTGCCCTAGAGATGCTCAATGCCAAAATTGTCATTCCTACCCATTACCAGACGGCTAAGGCCGATCCTCAAGCCTGTAACTTGGCTGGGGTGGAGGAGTTTCTGGGATTGATGAATGGAACTCCGATTCAAAGAATAGCTGGCGATCGCCTAACGCTTCAAGCCAACGGCCTTCCCAATGATGGCTCACAAATTAAAGTGCTGTCTTTGTAGTCGCTTCACGTATTGTTCAGGAATGAGTTGCCACCATTGCCCCAGGGGCCCCTTCTTCAGTGCATTCAAGTGCGAGAGAGCAAAATATACTCTATATTCCATATCATGGGGATCATGGGGGCAAACCGCCCCCTCTAGTTTATTCAGCCAGGGTTGCTAAAACGCGATCGGCGACTTTATCGGGCACTTCTTGTAAGTGATCGTACTTCCAGTCAAAGAAGCCGACTCCCATAGTCAAAGAGCGCAACTCAATAATAAAGTTTTGCATTTCTGCTTGGGGAAGATAGGCAGAGGTTTGATCCCATCCTTTCCAAGAGGTCAGGGGTTCGTAACCGAGGATTTGACCGCGACGACCACTGAGCAGTTGCAGGACTTTGGAGGTAAATTCGGTGGGTGCGGAAATGGTGATGGCGGCGATCGGTTCGAGTAAGATGGGCTTACCTTGGCTCATGCCGGTGGTCATGGCTAACCGAGCGGCTTGTTTAAAGGCTTGTTCGGAACTGTCTACACTGTGGTAACTGCCGTTGGTGAGGGTAACCCCTACATCCACCACGGGGAAGCCGAGGGGCCCTTGGACGAGGTATTCTCGTACTCCGGTTTCTACTCCAGGAATGTATTGTTTGGGGACGACACCACCGACGATGGTTTCATTGAAGGTAAAGCCTTCTCCCCGCTCTAAGGGACGGATATCTAAGTAGACATCGCCAAATTGCCCGTGACCGCCACTTTGATGCTTATAGCGTCCGTGAATACTCTCAACGGGTTTGCGGATGGTTTCTTTGTAGGCAACCTTGGGTAAATGGGTGGCCATGGGAATGTTGTATTTACGTTTGAGCCGCTCTAGGCTGACTTTGAGATGAATTTCTCCTTGTCCCCAGAGGATGACTTCGTGGGTGTCTCCATGTTGTTCCCAATAGAGGGAGGGGTCTTCTTCGAGGAGTTTGTTGAGGGCTGGGGTGAGTTTTACTTCGTCTTTGCGATTTTCGGGGGCGATCGCCATGGCATAGACTGGCTGTACAAGATTGGCCTTGGGTAGGGCTTCTACGTCTTTGGTGGGGGATAGGGTATCACCGGTGTATACGCCATCCATCCGCGCTAGGGCGACAATTTCCCCGATGCCAGCTTTAGAGACGGATTCTTGTTGTTGCCCGAAGAGGCGATAAATTCCGCCAGGGCGAACGCCATTGAGAACTAGACCTTCGGTAATTTCTCCTTGCCAAACGCGGACAAGAGACATTTTCCCGCCTTGGGGGGTGTAATAGGTTTTTAAGACTTGGGCAATGGGACTATGGCTCTCTAGGTCTACTCCCCGCCGCTCTGAGGTGAGGTTGGGGGCGGGAGCTTCCCGTTTGAGGGCATCGAGGAGGGGACGCACGCCATAGCCGTCTGAAGCTACACCGAGGAATACGGGCACGATTAAGTCGGCTCCTAATTCCATTTTTAGGTCTTTGACGATTTCTTCTTGGGAGGGCTGAATGTCTTCGAGGAGTTCTTCGAGCAGGTGGTCGTCAAAGTCGGCTAGGGTTTCGAGCATCTGGGTTCTAGCCTGGGTTTCTGCGTCTTTGAGGGACTCTGGAAGGGGAACGGGATCGGCGGGTGCGTCGGGGTGGTAGTGATAGGCTTGTTCGCTTACGAGGTCAATATAGCCGATTATTTGGTCTTCAGCAGCGATGGGGAATTGGTGGGGAATAATGGGGCGCGAAGATACGGATTGTAGGGCACTAAGCAGGGCAGAAAAACTGGTGAGACAGCGTTCTTCGTCGGTGCAGACGCGATCCATTTTGTTGATGAAGACGAGATGGGGAATTTTCCAGTCGTCTAGGAATTTGAAGAGGGGGGCGAGGGTGAGGATGCGATCGGGTTCGGGTTCGCAGACGATAATGGCTGCACCTACGCCGATGAGGGCGTTGTAGGTTTCTTGGGCAAATTCGATGGAACCGGGACAGTCGAGGAAGGTGAAGTGAATGTCTTGGTAGTCTGTGGAGGCGACGTTGATTTCGACACTCATTTGTTGCGATCGCGCTTCGGGCGATCCGTCGCCAATGCTGGTTCCGTCTTTGATCGAGCCTTTACGCGATAGTGCGCCACTGACATATTCTAAACTTTCGAGCAGCGTGGTTTTACCACCCATGTAAGGGCCGACAATGGCCACATTACGGCTGCACAATACTCCTGTTTCGTTCATAAGGTTCTCCTCAATTTTTTTAGGTAAAGGAGGGTAGGATGGACGCTCATCTTTATGGGATGATGCACCATCGATTCAATACTTTAGAGGTTACCTCTTCTGGAG is drawn from Roseofilum capinflatum BLCC-M114 and contains these coding sequences:
- a CDS encoding elongation factor G, whose protein sequence is MNETGVLCSRNVAIVGPYMGGKTTLLESLEYVSGALSRKGSIKDGTSIGDGSPEARSQQMSVEINVASTDYQDIHFTFLDCPGSIEFAQETYNALIGVGAAIIVCEPEPDRILTLAPLFKFLDDWKIPHLVFINKMDRVCTDEERCLTSFSALLSALQSVSSRPIIPHQFPIAAEDQIIGYIDLVSEQAYHYHPDAPADPVPLPESLKDAETQARTQMLETLADFDDHLLEELLEDIQPSQEEIVKDLKMELGADLIVPVFLGVASDGYGVRPLLDALKREAPAPNLTSERRGVDLESHSPIAQVLKTYYTPQGGKMSLVRVWQGEITEGLVLNGVRPGGIYRLFGQQQESVSKAGIGEIVALARMDGVYTGDTLSPTKDVEALPKANLVQPVYAMAIAPENRKDEVKLTPALNKLLEEDPSLYWEQHGDTHEVILWGQGEIHLKVSLERLKRKYNIPMATHLPKVAYKETIRKPVESIHGRYKHQSGGHGQFGDVYLDIRPLERGEGFTFNETIVGGVVPKQYIPGVETGVREYLVQGPLGFPVVDVGVTLTNGSYHSVDSSEQAFKQAARLAMTTGMSQGKPILLEPIAAITISAPTEFTSKVLQLLSGRRGQILGYEPLTSWKGWDQTSAYLPQAEMQNFIIELRSLTMGVGFFDWKYDHLQEVPDKVADRVLATLAE